The sequence CTCCATTCagtgatgctttaaaaacaagaaTGTTGCTCCTTAGAGAGCATAACGCCCAACAGTCCACTTAACTTCTGGCAGGCTGCACCACACTTTAGGAAGAAATAGTCTTTGATCCACCCCAAACTTAAATGGGTTTCTTGACTCATGTTCCATCCCTCTGCCAACttctgtggaaatctgttcagtagtttcgTGTAATCCTGCTggtgaacaaacaaacacaatgaaaatatGACCCCTACATGGAGGTAAATATGTTCTTGTTCAGACCCGCTATCATCATTCTATAGACTGATCCTATCACTAGTTGGTTGTAGACAGAATCAATACAATCTAAGCAAACTCCCAAAAAATATGTACGTAACAGGATGTGAGTAAACAAAGATTGTCCAGTGGTTAATTTCAGctcactctcctctcttctgtcaGGAATATGCTCGCTCTGGCTGGAACTTGAATGTGATGCCCGTCCTGGATCAGTCACTCCTGTGCCATATTAACGGAGACATCTCTGGGATGAAGGTGCCGTGGCTCTACGTCGGCATGGTGTTCTCGGCTTTCTGCTGGCACATCGAGGATCACTGGAGCTACTCCATCAACTACCTGCACTGGTACAGAACGCTTGTTGTATGTAGGGAGGATCAAAGTTTCTCCTGTAGAGACTACGATGAACCATAactttctctcactctgtttCACTTCCCATTTATCTATCATTTCCAGGGGCGAACCCAAGACTTGGTACGGAGTTCCCTCTGTGGCAGCTGAGCGACTTGAGGAGGTTATGAAGAAGAAAACCCCCGAGCTGTTTGAGTTTCAGCCTGACCTCCTGCACCAGTTGGTGACCATCATGAACCCTAATATCCTCATGGCTCATGGTGTACCAGTCagtgtcccacacacacacatatgcacacagcAGACATATGATTGATTAAAAAGCCTTCTTACCTCTTTGTTTATTAATTGCAGGTTGTACGCACTAACCAGTGTGCTGGCGAGTTCGTCATCACCTTCCCCAGAGCCTACCACAGCGGCTTCAATCAGGGATATAACTTTGCCGAAGCTGTCAACTTCTGCACTGCGGACTGGGTATGTCTGTTCACACTGTCTCTCATGTCATCATTTCACATTATTCAAGACTCCGTGATTAAGATCGATGCTTTCTCCCGCCCTCAGCTTCCTGCTGGCCGGTCCTGTATTGATCACTACCGCCGTCTGAGGAGGTATTGTGTATTCTCCCACGAGGAGCTCACCTGTAAAATGGCTGCCAGCCCAGAGAAGCTAGATCTTAACCTGGCCGCAGCCACACACCGGGAAATGTTCAGTATTgtccaggaggagaggaagctgcGGAAGGGACTGATGGAGCGGGTGAGCTACATTAGGAGAGCTTCACTAGTTTGGAGCCCGGTCAAATCGTTCTGTTTCTGTCGCGTTTCTAAACTCTGATCGCTCACTACCATCTGTGATGTTGCTGCAGGGCATCACCGAAGCAGAGCGCGAGGCGTTTGAGCTGCTGCCTGATGACGAGCGACAGTGTGATAAGTGCAAGACCACATGTTTCCTTTCTGCTTTGGCGTGTTCGAAATGCCCCGAGCGGCTGGTGTGTCTCTATCACACTCAGGATCTGTGCAACTGCCCCACCGAAAAACTCTACCTCAGGTATTTACTTGTcttgtagctgtgtgtgtgtgtgtgtgtgtgtgtgtgtgtttatactttTGGCCATAATATACCacaatgtaatgtaaatgtttctgtgattaaatatatgtatatatttttgtttcccCTTCACTTTACAGGTACAGATATACCCTGGACGAGTTGCTGGCCATGCTTCACCGGTTAAAGGTCCGATCGGAGTCTTTTGATTCCTGGGCCAACAGAGTGAAGGAGGCACTTGAGCAAGAAGAGGGAAACAAGATAGGTGAGAGATTGTTATGATTGAATCCATTAAAACTTAATTTCAGCCTTAATTTGTGAGTTTAGATTGAACATGCCAAAATGTAACCGTCCTTTCGAATGCAGGAATTAATGACCTGGAAACGCTGAAGACGGAGGCGTCGGACAAAAAGTTTCCAGACAACGAACTTCTCAGGAAACTCAACAAAGTTCTTAAAGACATAGAGCGCTGCCAGCAGACGAGTAATGAACTCCTGGAGAAGTCAAAGAGCAGGTAGGAGCGATCACAGAGTGGATGTTGCCTCCGTCTGTTCAGCTACACGCGCTCACACTTTGCTGTCTTTCAGTGAAAGTAAGATGACCTTGGCAGAGCTGAAGTCATTGGTAGAGACGATGAACAATCTGCCCTGTGTGATGAACAAGTTGGAGGAAATGCAGGTAAGAAGAACTCACAGTGTCACAATCATTCTAAGTAAACTATTTAACCCctaatttctgtttgatatcAACTTTACAATCTTAGCTGTAAAGTTCTGTTTTTGATTTAGTGCATTGAAGGTTTACATCTGTATTCCCTGATTCTCAAGGCGATGCTGCAGACAGTGGAGGACTTCCAGAGCCAGGCTCAAGCATTGGTCAGTGACCGGGACTGGAGGAGGGACTCGCCGCCCCCTGAGCGATTGCAGACATTGTTAGAGGAGGGGGGCAAGCTGCCCGTTGTAGTGCCAGAGTGTGATTCGCTTCAGGGCCTGAAGGAGCAGGGCCACTGGCTGGCAGAGGTGAGGCGCACCCTGGGCACCGAAGGAGGCGAGAGGCAGGAGGTGACGTTGGAAGTGTTGAGGATCCTGATGCAGGCAGGATGCAGTGTGCCCCAGAGCGTGTCGGTGGAGACGGCCATGGGggagcttcaggagctgctCACAATCGCAGAGCGTTGGGAGGAGAAAGCAGAAATCTGCCTCGAACAAAGGTGAGACAGTCAGGATGTCACAGTGTATACTTTTCCTCCACACTTAACCCGCTGCAAGAAATTGTTGTCATGCCACAACCAGACTGTCCTGTTTCAAAGATTTATTTGTCAATGTGTTGTTCTTCCAGCCAAAAACACCCCCTCTCCACCCTGGAGGCAATAGTGAACGAGGCCCAGCTTATCCCGGTCAGGCTTCCAAACATTCTCTCTCTACAGGGCTGTCTCACACGAGCACGCGCCTGGGTCACGGACCTGGAGGAAATCCAGGTAAGAAAAATAAACCTGCTGTCCTCTTCATGGCCCTAATTGAATCGATATTGTAAAACACACTGTACCTCATGTTGATGTATTGTTATCTTTTATCTCTGTTGTAGAATGGGGAGCATTACCCGTGTCTGGATGACCTGGAGGGCCTGGTGGCGATTGGAAGGGATCTGCCGGTCTTCATGGAGGAGCTGAGGcagctggagctgcaggtgGCCAGCGCCCACTCCTGGAGGGACAAGGCCACCAAGACCTTCCTGAAGAAGAGCAGTCAGCACAGTCTGCTAGAGGTGGGCGACTTGGAGGGAACTGGGGAAATAGATTTGAACTTGTAATAACAAAAGCAGCAGCATATCTCATCTTTGTACCTAAGTCACCATTACATGCCACTTTAACAGCTCCTAGTAAGGTGTCCTTCATGAGAGCCGACATTTAACTCGAGTGTTGCCATTGCAGGTTTTATGTCCGTGTGCAAAACGGAGAGAGAGTAGAATTGGGACGGAGGCGTTGGATGATATACTGGATGATTCTGACACCAACACTCTGGGCCTCTCTGCTCAGGACCTGAGGGATCCTGCCGCGATTGTGAGTCTACCGAGcgtgactttgtgtgtttgtaatcgCTCTGAGATGCTTAAATACTGTTTGTTGACCTGCGCCTGATATGTGCTTTGACATTAGGTGATGGCGTTCAAAGAGGGAGAGCACCAGGAGAAGGTGGCACTACTGAGGttacagaaactgaacatgtgTAAATCTGGACTTAAAGCTTCAAGTTGCAAGGAGAACAAGGAGAACGGGAGGTGGGACGACCCCATGGAGACAGACACATCCAGCCACTCAGAGAACTCTGTAAAAGAGAATGGTAACCACACCCGTGGCGCCCCccctcagtcagtgtgtgtgtgtgccgggcAGCCCCGCGCCCCTCAGCTCCGCTGCCACCTGTGTAAGGACTGGTTCCATGGTGGCTGCGTTCCTTTCCCCTCCCTGCTCCCCTCCTCTGGACCACTGGCTAACCCGCTCTGCTGGTGGGACTGGGAAGCGCGTTTCTTGTGTCCGCAGTGCCAGCGGTCACGGCGCCCTCGCCTGGAGACTATCCTGGCTTTACTTGTGGCCCTGCAGAGGCTGCCGGTGCGTCTCCCTGAAGGAGAGGCCCTGCAGTGTCTCACAGAGAGGGCCATCACCTGGCAGGGCCGAGCTAAAGAGGCGCTGGAGGCGTCCGAGCTGCAGCCGGCTcttcagaagctgcaggaacTCAAAGAGACTCTGCACAGTAAAGCAGAGAAAGACGAAGACATGGAGAAGGCGACAGAAAAGAGCTCCGTCATAGTTTTGTCCGATTCCgagggaggggaaggagaggatgGAGTCATCGATCTGACGGCGGAGAATTCACCGAAAAAGAAAACCAAGGAAAGCAACGGCACTCAGGTTAACACcagcttcctccttctctttattTGAATAAGTAATCTCTGTTTGCTGACTGTCTTCCATCTTGTGTCCCTACAGGCTGGATGTGAAAATGGCATCAACAAGAAGTCAAACGTTACAGGTGTGGGGTCTCTGCTTCCCCTGCTGCCTTTACTGAAGGGCGAGGTGGTGGAGCTTTCCTCAGCCACCAGGaaccagctggaggagctgcagctggagggagATCTGTTGGAGGTGTCTCTGGACCAGACTCACATCATCCACCGGGTTCTCCAAGCTTCCTCTGTTCCACCTAGAGACgcactgcacacactcattcagGTCAGGGGAACAGAAAAACTGCTTTTTGAGATGATGTATTTATGGAGTTGAAGTGATGACAGTTATTTCCTACGTGGGTATCGACATTTGGAGTCAGACATTACACATCCATCATTAAATTCAAGAACAGAATTTTAAACTATATCTTTACCATTtgcttttttcacattttgggaaataaagttaacttTCCAATGATGCAATCATGTCTGTTTGGAAGATACAGATCTACTAGCAGCTTGTTTGAGTTTAAGATAAAACAAAGAAGGTAAAACATGATCCATCCATTTCTTATCAGAGTCTCAAACACTCTAAGTAGGtcttaattattttaaaatttcGAGCTTCCTCCGCTTCATTTCAAGGTAATTTTCATAAGAGGAATGTTTTGGCAGTATGACAATGTTTTATATCACTAAACTTTGACTGCTTGTACTTGTCAGGTTTTTGATGCAGAGACCAGTTGCCGTGTTGATTGTTACCTTTCTACTGATGCTGGTTCACCTCCGCTGCTTCTTTTCTAACGTCCTgtcgtctttgtttctctccctcAGATCGAGCTCGAAGAGCAGAGACGAACCAGCCGCAGCCGAGCCAAGGATTccaaaaggaagaggaagagccaCAGAGGCGGGGACGGGGCAGGCGAGCGGTCACTGGACGCCTCTGAGTCAAAGAAAACCTgtcccctcagccacagcccctCTCCTCACTTACCTGACCAGACCAAACGAGAGGTGAGCGCCTCTTGAATTAACTTCtgctttaaatattttctttttcatctctcCTGGAAATcgctaaaaatgtatttttgtcttTCCCAGATTTTGTGATGTAGTCAGCGCTGGAGCTCTGTGTGAAAGaatctgcagaggagctgaaggGACAGAACATTCTGTGCCAGAAAACCGTGTCAAGTTATAGAAAGATGCaggacatccccccccccccccccccccctactcctccaccctcctccaacCTCCGCCCCTTCTCATCCCTCCATTCAGACATACACAGAGCCACGACTCTTCCTCTACACTCCATCCTCTCATTCATTGTTACTCCAGACCCACTGTCCCTACCCagacccccgcccccccccccccccccccctcgaacaTATTAAAAGACTGTGTTGGACCGACGTGGGACTTAACGTAATAGGAATGTTCATTGGTCTAGAGTTGTCTCTGAGGTCAGTCAGTATGCTATGTTATCCCAATTGTATTACATGCTTGTTCAGACGACGCCTGGCTCAGCAGCGGCAGGTCTCACTTCActtgaacaccccccccccccccccccggttgaaCGTCGGATAAGCTATTTGGTTCGTTTAGACACTTCTGTTCCCCTGACGCTGACGTGCAGCAGGTTTTTTGACGGCTGATCTTGGAAAACAGCACCGTGGTTACACTTGTATTTTTTTAGTTGTATTGACTCTTGTGTTTGAGGCCGTTTTTTGAGGGGATATGCATTTTGAATAAACAGAGTAATTTTGGGGAAGTGTTATAAACAGGCATTAATGTTTTTGGTGCTACTTTCCCAAAATGGATATCTGTTCCTCCTGGTTTTGTCGCATCTCCCTtccctccattttttttttttaaaagctcttcTTCTTGACTCCATCTTTTTATTCCTTTTCGACTCGACCTCTTTTTTCCCTTCTCGCTCGCCCTcccttgttctctctctttgcagATTAAGGTAACTTCACTGTAACTCACTTTGTcacacattgttttgtttcctgggttcaaattatattattattattattattgatattgcAGACACACAGTTGTCGTGAGTTTGTGTATaaacttttcattttaatgttgcctttgtttcttttcactCTTGTTAGAAAAATAAAGGTTTAGAATTGTTTAGGACACGTTGACTCGTTCATTCTCTGGATTCTGACACCGACACAGTTTTCATGATCACAGCATTTATTTTAGAAAAGCTTTCACTGCAAAATGGCCGACACTGAACACCACAATATTCAACAGACAAGTTTACCATTGGGTTATTTTTTTCTCTACGCTATGTGCAGATCATAGGAAGACATCTACAAGTACAGTATGTTAAAGGATTTAAGTACATGAGGGGGGGGCAGCCTCAATATCAAAACATGCACGGAAGCAAAATGAGAACTAACTTCTGCTCCTTGATCAGTCGCCCCAGACTTTAATTGGCTTATATTGTTAGTCCAGGTAACTTGTTAGATAATTATCCAGTGGCTGGAGACAAAAAGGCAAAATTTGGAAATAACACAACAGACATGAATGACAGGTCATGTTTAGATAGGACATACATAATGGGACATAACAGTTTTCACTACCTCCACTAAGGACGTTTTCATCAGTGTTAGTTTTCCTGATCTCCATGAAAGTTtgaagcagatccaggattatttTCTAATTTTCTTCAACATGGCACAATTGGGTGTGAGCAGGGGATTTTGACCTGACAACTGTAGAGACGATTTGAtctttatagtttatttatcaaatgttttctgtgctttttcaagttaaaaaaaatcctgtcaGTTACTTTGTGCTTCAGATTATTTCAGTCTGTATGTAACACTTGGAAACTTGTGCTGTTTGGTGAAATCTGCCTGAAGGAAGGAATCCGCTCAGCCTCTGATTTCCCCAAAAACATTtgtacacaaacaaatgaagaaaaagtCTCGACTACATCAACTGGCACAACATCGTTTTTCAAAATGTGCTTCATCAAAAGTCCCGTGAGGAAACTCAATTTACAGTTATCTGGCACAGAAGtggcttttttttctcatcgTGGTTTTCACAGCTGCATGATTCCATCTGTTCTGTCACTCATAGAAACGTGTTGAGAGGCCTGAACAGATAAAACCTTCTCAGTTCTGCACCACGTCTGTAACGGTCTAACAGCAGGTGGTGCCATCTCACAGAGCATCTCCTCTTTATGTAACGAGACACAACATGAATGACGATGTGCGTCTTTGTCTTGCTGCAGCTCTCAGGCTCGATTCCCTCTGAGTATGTGGCTCGTGTTCTCTGTCCACCTCTCGTCTCTTAAGTCTGTCCACACGCTTCTTTTTGGATCCTGTGCATTGACCGTGACAttcagatgaagataaaaaaaagaatcacattCTTCACATGTGACCTGAAACATGGGTAGAAAGCTGTGTCCTCACTGGTTCAGGTCCGTTCAACCAGACAAGTTCAATGTGAtattgtcaatgtgtgtgttgtctgttaaGGAAGATGTGATACTGACTGTCTCAGTCATGTGCTTCTCTCTGATTTGAACATTTCAGATTTGGCCCGATGCTACGTTCAATGACTTGTGTTTCAGATTGATGCTGCAGCCCTGCAGACGGATGTTGGTGCCACAGAGATTCATCCTTCAGGCTCTGAGCAAACCTTTTGGCACTTTCTCTTCCCTCTGACTCCCTGTCTCTGTCGTGTTGAGCCTCACACTGTGGTTACAGATAACAGCGGGTTGTAGACTTTCTTCCCGTCTTCAGACCTGCTCCCATGAGCCAGCAGCTCCTGTATCGTGATCCAGTTGTCCAGGATTCTGCGACTGCGCTTCTTCAAGCTCCTGCGGTGGCACAGCTCCAGGATAGAGTTGGCTTCCTGTTGGtgtgtcgccccctgctggccgtCGCCGCTGCCCGGCTCCCTCTCGCGCTCCCTCAGACAGTCCAGACGGCTCTGCATCATGAACTCTCTGCGCCGCCGCTGCTCGCGGgacttctgcagctgctgcttgcGCTCCTCTTTGCTCCAGTAGCGACCCATCTTCATCTCGCTCACGGCGTCGTCGTCCGTGGTCATGCCGCTGCGCTCCTCCCTGATCTTCATGGCGCGGGCCTTCAGGAGGCGATCCCTCACGGGCCGTTTGGCCACGTAGCGAGAGCCGTCGCTGCGGATCTTCACCTTCCACTCCATGCGAGGGGAGGCAGGCATCAGAGAGGGGGACAAGGGACACGGGACAGAACCTGGGGCCTGGGCCACACCTTTACATGTGCTGCCCAAGCTCATGGGACTTTCGTCACCCCCATTCTCCAAGCTTCCTTCTCTGAGAGTCTCCCTGAGACCAGAGAGCTGctcagaggtggagggagaccTCAGCTGCATGCAGCTCAGGTAGCGGTGAGGTGGCTTGGTTTCAGTTTGCCGACGGGACAGGTAGGGGCTGTTCTCTGCGCTGCGTCCACCCGCCCTCTCTGCTGTCCCGTTGGCTTTGGGGTTACGTCTCATCCCTCCGTCTGAGCCCCTCCTGGTTCCTCCGTCTCGGGACAGGGACCTGACTTTAGTTCCAGGGCTGGACGTCTTAGTGTCCGCTGCTCGTCTGTGAGTGTGAGCGTAGGGTTGGTTCAAGTTTGTTTGTGCTCCGTCCCtggtccccctctctctctgcctggtgGAAGTTGAATAAAGAGACTCTCCCCCATCCAGGCTCTGGGTGGAGGGTGATGGGTACTGTTCATTGACCAGAGGGGTGCTCCTGCAACTTTCCCCTCCGGTGTTGTAGGCACTCGTACTGTCCTTATCGGAGCGCTCCCTCTCCGGAAGCTCGTTGATATCTGAGAGAGCGTGGTGACAGGACTCCTCGTTGACCAAAGTCCCACCAATGTCCAAGCGCCCAGCACCCGCTCCGTTCTTGTCCTCTTGAGGCCATGCCTTCATACATCGCTCCCGCAGCTGCTGCATCTTCTGCGCCCTCAGGATGTTACGACACTTGAACTCCAAGTGGCGCAA comes from Pleuronectes platessa chromosome 6, fPlePla1.1, whole genome shotgun sequence and encodes:
- the kdm5c gene encoding lysine-specific demethylase 5C — protein: MEGEEFVPPPECPVFEPTWEEFLDPLGYIAKIRPIAEKSGICKIRPPQDWQPPFSVELDTFRFTPRMQRLNELEAETRVKLNYLDRIARFWEVQASSLKIPHIERRILDLFSLSKIVTGEGGFEMVCKERRWARVAQRLGYPPGKNIGSLLRSHYERIVFPFEVSQSGASLPNCKPKHYDGEEVDKEYKPHSIPLRQSVQPSKIISYGRRANRCQPDPEPTEEDIEKNPELKKLQIYGAGPKMMGLGLVARYKGIRKKDELPQTVTVKEAPAPVDPSVKAEPLAPAEKQSEGATSSPQPPPPSITIKSEVKKEEPENGKDKDTEEDDPEKPCTKMTMRLRRNLNNPQSVDSFVCRMCGRGDDDEKLLLCDGCDDNYHTHCLLPPLTDPPKGNWRCPKCVAEEIKKPAEAFGFEQATREYTLQSFGEMADAFKADYFNMPVHMVPTELVEREFWRLVSSIEEDVTVEYGADIHSKEFGSGFPMDNGKKKLTTEEEEYARSGWNLNVMPVLDQSLLCHINGDISGMKVPWLYVGMVFSAFCWHIEDHWSYSINYLHWGEPKTWYGVPSVAAERLEEVMKKKTPELFEFQPDLLHQLVTIMNPNILMAHGVPVVRTNQCAGEFVITFPRAYHSGFNQGYNFAEAVNFCTADWLPAGRSCIDHYRRLRRYCVFSHEELTCKMAASPEKLDLNLAAATHREMFSIVQEERKLRKGLMERGITEAEREAFELLPDDERQCDKCKTTCFLSALACSKCPERLVCLYHTQDLCNCPTEKLYLRYRYTLDELLAMLHRLKVRSESFDSWANRVKEALEQEEGNKIGINDLETLKTEASDKKFPDNELLRKLNKVLKDIERCQQTSNELLEKSKSSESKMTLAELKSLVETMNNLPCVMNKLEEMQAMLQTVEDFQSQAQALVSDRDWRRDSPPPERLQTLLEEGGKLPVVVPECDSLQGLKEQGHWLAEVRRTLGTEGGERQEVTLEVLRILMQAGCSVPQSVSVETAMGELQELLTIAERWEEKAEICLEQSQKHPLSTLEAIVNEAQLIPVRLPNILSLQGCLTRARAWVTDLEEIQNGEHYPCLDDLEGLVAIGRDLPVFMEELRQLELQVASAHSWRDKATKTFLKKSSQHSLLEVLCPCAKRRESRIGTEALDDILDDSDTNTLGLSAQDLRDPAAIVMAFKEGEHQEKVALLRLQKLNMCKSGLKASSCKENKENGRWDDPMETDTSSHSENSVKENGNHTRGAPPQSVCVCAGQPRAPQLRCHLCKDWFHGGCVPFPSLLPSSGPLANPLCWWDWEARFLCPQCQRSRRPRLETILALLVALQRLPVRLPEGEALQCLTERAITWQGRAKEALEASELQPALQKLQELKETLHSKAEKDEDMEKATEKSSVIVLSDSEGGEGEDGVIDLTAENSPKKKTKESNGTQAGCENGINKKSNVTGVGSLLPLLPLLKGEVVELSSATRNQLEELQLEGDLLEVSLDQTHIIHRVLQASSVPPRDALHTLIQIELEEQRRTSRSRAKDSKRKRKSHRGGDGAGERSLDASESKKTCPLSHSPSPHLPDQTKREIL